The following is a genomic window from Lujinxingia vulgaris.
CCGATGTGGGTTCGCGAGCTCAGCTCCTGGAGACTCAGGCCGTGGCGGCGTCGCAGCGCGGCGATGGCGTCGCCGGGAGACTTTGTGCCGGCGGCGCGCCGCGGCGCGCTGCCTTCTTCAGCGGCGGGCGCATCGTCGCTGCGCTCCTCATCGGCGGGTTTCGCCGAAGGCTGGGCCGGGGGCGTGAACTCCGGCGGTCGGGGGGGCGGGGGGGTGGGATGCTCCTGGCGGGCAGGTATGGCGGTGCGCTCCCGCTCGTAGTTGCGCACCGCCTCATCGACCTCCGCCCTGGAGAAGTTCTCGCTGGGCATGGTGAGCACGTGCCGGTAGAGCCCCTCGAGCTCTTCGGCGATCTCCATGCGGCGGGTCGGCTCGGTGAACACCAGGCTGATGGAGGCCTCGCGCCGGTAGCCCTCCCAGAGGCGGCGGCAGTACTGACGCACCTCATTGCGACTGAGCTCGGGGTTGAGCCCCATCGTCAACGCGGGATGAGCATCGCCGCGGGTGGGGGTGGGGCGCGGGTAGCGCATGTCGACCAGCTGAATGTCGCGAATATGCCGCGAGAGCAGCTCAATATCGTTGGTCAGCCCCTCCTCATTGCGCGAGGTGCCCGTGCCGGTGGTGCGGCGGTTGTAGAACCAGCGGCGGTCGGCGTAGTCGATGCTGGCGAGCACGCGCGGAAAGACCTGCAGCTCGCGGTGGAGCGCGTGGCTGAGCACAAAGCCCAGGTCATGCTCGGCGCCCTCCCGCACCATGTTGACCACCATGTAGACCTCGAGCTGTCGGGCGGTCTCATCGATGATCGCGCGCGACTGGGCCGAGGGGGCGTCGTAACGAAGCGAGCGGGTGTTCAGCCACAGCGGTTGCTTGTAGAGGACCTCTACAAGCTCCTCTTCAAACTCGGGAGCCTGAGGGTGGTAGCCGATGGCGCTGAAGAGAGACGCGCGCAGAAACTGGGCCATCACGCGAATCGCCGCCGGGTCGGGCGTGCCCACCAGAATGGGCGTGTCGCTCAGCGTAAAGAGCCCCACATCGAAGGGGGAGAGGCTGGGGGGAAGATCGATGAGCACCCAGTCGAAGTCGAGCTGGTGCAGCTGGGCGATGATCTCTTCGGGGCGCACCCTCGGTCGCGTAAAAGGATAGCGCCGCGCCGACGCCAGCGACGCCAGGTACACGTTGGAGTAAGCCGTTCCCACAATGAAGTCGGCGATGTGCGAGCCCTTCTCCCCGAGGCAATGCGATCCGTCTGCGCTCAGGTCAAAGGCCGGCTCATTGGCCCCCAGCAGGATGTTGAGCGTTGGGGTATGCCAGGAGGCGTCGATGCAGAGCACGCGTCCCTGATAGCGCGTCAGCGCGCGGGCGATGTCGGCACACAGGGTGCTCTTGCCGGTGCCGCCCTTGCCGCCCCCGAAGGTGACGACGCGCGGGCGGTCTGGATGTTGGGGGGGAGCGATCTGATTCAACGGGCCTACTCCGCGTGGCGAGGGCATCTGAGGCCGGGCTCAAGCCCGAGCGGGCGCGCCATCTTCGTCCACCGATCGCCACTTGGCAAGGGGGCTTGTGCGGGTTAGGTTAGGGGCGCTTTCAGGCTGAAAATTCACGCGCGGATGTGCGCTATTCCGAGGCATCATCCA
Proteins encoded in this region:
- a CDS encoding helix-turn-helix domain-containing protein → MNQIAPPQHPDRPRVVTFGGGKGGTGKSTLCADIARALTRYQGRVLCIDASWHTPTLNILLGANEPAFDLSADGSHCLGEKGSHIADFIVGTAYSNVYLASLASARRYPFTRPRVRPEEIIAQLHQLDFDWVLIDLPPSLSPFDVGLFTLSDTPILVGTPDPAAIRVMAQFLRASLFSAIGYHPQAPEFEEELVEVLYKQPLWLNTRSLRYDAPSAQSRAIIDETARQLEVYMVVNMVREGAEHDLGFVLSHALHRELQVFPRVLASIDYADRRWFYNRRTTGTGTSRNEEGLTNDIELLSRHIRDIQLVDMRYPRPTPTRGDAHPALTMGLNPELSRNEVRQYCRRLWEGYRREASISLVFTEPTRRMEIAEELEGLYRHVLTMPSENFSRAEVDEAVRNYERERTAIPARQEHPTPPPPRPPEFTPPAQPSAKPADEERSDDAPAAEEGSAPRRAAGTKSPGDAIAALRRRHGLSLQELSSRTHIGVKYLAAIETVDFDVLPRPVYLRGYLREVARVFDVPAQPLIEEYFRYLDQS